The following proteins are co-located in the Micromonospora viridifaciens genome:
- a CDS encoding LysR family transcriptional regulator translates to MPDAPALDAWSDLRRLRYFAVLAEELHFTRAAARLRVAQPALSQQIRALERQLGVPLVHRSSRGCTLTEVGARVADEAARLLAEVDAGTARIRDLVRGRGGRLRLAYTRSARGGRVDALVARFRAAHPDVEVVPETAWTAPNVAGLLAGRLDAAFVRPPVDEPALACRTVDTEELLLALPAGHPLAAGRRRITRAEVVDLPAVMWPRENGPGMFDRTIAQVWPRGGFRLVRQEPDDEQLLRAVAQGDVVAAVPAGRARALRLRGVRLRRFTAPMPTVDIALAWPRDSTNPALRRFLALLD, encoded by the coding sequence ATGCCCGACGCGCCGGCCCTGGACGCCTGGTCGGACCTGCGGCGGCTGCGGTACTTCGCGGTGCTCGCCGAGGAGCTGCACTTCACCCGGGCCGCCGCCCGGCTGCGGGTCGCCCAGCCCGCGCTCAGCCAGCAGATCCGGGCCCTGGAACGTCAGCTCGGCGTGCCGCTCGTGCACCGCAGCAGCCGGGGCTGCACGCTGACGGAGGTGGGGGCGCGGGTCGCCGACGAGGCCGCCCGGCTGCTCGCCGAGGTGGACGCGGGGACCGCCCGCATCCGGGACCTGGTACGCGGCCGGGGCGGCCGGCTCCGGCTGGCGTACACCCGGTCGGCGCGCGGCGGCCGGGTCGACGCCCTGGTCGCCCGGTTCCGGGCCGCCCACCCGGACGTCGAGGTGGTGCCGGAGACGGCCTGGACGGCGCCGAACGTGGCCGGCCTGCTCGCCGGCCGGCTCGACGCGGCCTTCGTCCGACCGCCGGTCGACGAGCCGGCGCTGGCCTGCCGGACGGTCGACACCGAGGAGCTGCTGCTGGCCCTGCCCGCGGGCCACCCCCTGGCCGCCGGCCGCCGTCGGATCACCCGGGCCGAGGTGGTCGACCTGCCGGCCGTGATGTGGCCGCGGGAGAACGGCCCCGGCATGTTCGACCGGACGATCGCCCAGGTCTGGCCGCGCGGCGGCTTCCGGCTCGTCCGGCAGGAGCCGGACGACGAGCAACTGCTGCGGGCGGTGGCGCAGGGAGACGTGGTCGCGGCCGTCCCGGCCGGCCGGGCCCGCGCGCTGCGGCTACGCGGCGTACGGCTGCGCCGCTTCACCGCCCCGATGCCCACTGTGGACATCGCCCTGGCCTGGCCGCGCGACAGCACGAACCCGGCCCTGCGCCGGTTCCTCGCCCTGCTCGACTGA
- a CDS encoding FAD-dependent oxidoreductase: protein MAAATDVVVVGGGVVGMTAAVTLQQRGARVTVLAADDPADTVSTVAAAVWYPSHTDQDPRVLRWARETHAELRRQAADGVPGVVDRATRMLLRHPYAGPPWWAEACGDLVAEPAEPPYTALLRFTAPTVEMTPYLVWLRQRLAAGGGRVLRRRVRRLADAFDTAPTVVNATGLAAGRLAADPAVHPVRGHLVLVANPGLTVSTRDEDDPAGITYVHPRRHDVVLGGTYQPGVGHTAPDPDTAAAILRRCVALVPELAAAPVLGERIGLRPARHGGPRVEVDPDPAGPPGSRLVHAYGHGGAGVTLSWGCAAEVADLALGG from the coding sequence ATGGCGGCAGCGACGGACGTTGTGGTGGTCGGCGGCGGGGTCGTCGGGATGACGGCGGCGGTCACCCTCCAGCAGCGGGGAGCGCGGGTGACCGTGCTGGCCGCCGACGACCCGGCGGACACGGTGTCCACCGTGGCCGCCGCGGTCTGGTACCCGAGCCACACCGACCAGGACCCACGGGTGCTGCGCTGGGCGCGGGAGACGCACGCGGAGCTGCGCCGCCAGGCGGCGGACGGCGTGCCGGGGGTGGTCGATCGGGCCACTCGGATGCTGCTGCGCCACCCGTACGCGGGCCCGCCGTGGTGGGCGGAGGCGTGCGGGGACCTGGTCGCGGAGCCGGCGGAGCCGCCGTACACGGCGCTGCTGCGGTTCACCGCGCCGACGGTGGAGATGACCCCGTACCTGGTCTGGCTGCGGCAGCGGCTGGCGGCCGGCGGTGGGCGGGTGCTGCGTCGCCGGGTGCGGCGGCTCGCCGACGCGTTCGACACCGCGCCGACGGTCGTCAACGCGACGGGGCTGGCCGCCGGCCGGCTCGCCGCCGACCCGGCCGTGCACCCGGTGCGCGGGCATCTGGTGCTGGTGGCGAACCCGGGCCTGACCGTCTCGACCCGCGACGAGGACGATCCGGCCGGGATCACGTACGTGCATCCGCGCCGACACGACGTGGTGCTCGGCGGCACGTACCAGCCGGGGGTGGGGCACACCGCGCCCGACCCGGACACGGCGGCGGCGATCCTGCGCCGCTGCGTCGCGCTGGTGCCGGAGCTGGCCGCCGCGCCGGTGCTCGGCGAGCGGATCGGGCTGCGGCCGGCCCGGCACGGCGGCCCGCGGGTCGAGGTGGACCCGGACCCGGCCGGCCCGCCCGGCAGCCGGCTGGTGCACGCGTACGGCCACGGCGGAGCGGGGGTCACCCTGTCCTGGGGGTGCGCCGCCGAGGTGGCGGATCTCGCCCTGGGCGGCTGA
- a CDS encoding AfsR/SARP family transcriptional regulator, with product MLRFNILGSLEVRQHGVDCTPTAPKVRAVLALLLLRANQTVSQDAIFDWLWGDRPPRSAATTTQTYVYQLRALFERVGVAGSADQLLITRPTGYLLSLGEEQLDATLFARLCEEGGALLDGGRAAEAAQRLRQALSLWRGPVLADVHVEDSMAADVAHLTELRMRALELRIEADARLGRYRELITELRGLVAAHPFNEWFHAQLITALNRCGRRAEALHAYRNLRQTLSDELGLEPTPELQELQRQVLNGTPARLLVAAG from the coding sequence ATGCTCCGCTTCAACATCCTCGGCAGTCTGGAAGTGCGGCAACACGGCGTCGACTGCACCCCGACCGCGCCGAAGGTCCGTGCGGTCCTCGCGCTGCTCCTGCTTCGGGCCAACCAGACGGTGAGCCAGGACGCCATCTTCGACTGGCTCTGGGGCGACCGGCCGCCCAGGAGCGCCGCCACCACCACCCAGACCTACGTCTACCAGCTCCGGGCGCTGTTCGAGCGGGTGGGCGTCGCCGGCTCCGCCGACCAGCTCCTGATCACCCGACCGACCGGGTACCTGCTCTCGCTCGGCGAGGAGCAGCTCGACGCGACCCTCTTCGCCCGGCTCTGCGAGGAGGGCGGTGCGCTGCTGGACGGCGGGCGGGCGGCCGAGGCCGCGCAGCGACTGCGCCAGGCCCTGTCCCTGTGGCGGGGGCCGGTGCTCGCCGACGTCCACGTCGAGGACTCGATGGCCGCCGACGTCGCACACCTCACCGAGTTGCGGATGCGGGCGCTGGAACTGCGCATCGAGGCGGACGCCCGGCTGGGCCGCTACCGCGAACTGATCACCGAACTGCGGGGCCTGGTCGCGGCGCACCCGTTCAACGAATGGTTCCACGCCCAGCTGATCACCGCGCTCAACCGGTGCGGCCGGCGGGCCGAGGCGCTGCACGCGTACCGGAACCTCCGGCAGACCCTCTCCGACGAGCTGGGCCTGGAACCGACGCCGGAGCTGCAGGAACTCCAGCGGCAGGTGCTGAACGGCACGCCGGCCCGCCTGCTCGTGGCCGCCGGCTGA
- a CDS encoding response regulator has product MTPSAAPAAPTRILLVDDHALFRHGLRELLSMEPDLSVIGEASTGAEAVAFVAAHRPDVMLLDVGIPGDHAATTIGRTLAAAPATRIIILSMFDEPSVVKELLGAGARAYLLKSVTRDDLVATLRSVRTDADRIMLSISRESFEQVSDTGTRVLSDREVEIVGLVAQAYSNSQIARRLEITEGTVKRHLRNVFTKLGAVSRIDAVNKAIAMNLVSPEKPPAPRLRG; this is encoded by the coding sequence ATGACACCATCCGCCGCGCCTGCCGCGCCGACCAGGATCCTGCTCGTCGACGACCACGCGCTGTTCCGGCACGGCCTGCGCGAGTTGCTGTCGATGGAGCCGGACCTGAGCGTGATCGGCGAGGCGAGCACCGGCGCCGAGGCGGTGGCGTTCGTCGCCGCGCACCGGCCGGACGTGATGCTGCTGGACGTGGGCATCCCGGGCGACCACGCCGCCACCACCATCGGACGGACCCTCGCCGCGGCGCCGGCCACCCGCATCATCATCCTGAGCATGTTCGACGAGCCGTCCGTGGTGAAGGAACTGCTCGGCGCCGGCGCCCGCGCGTACCTGCTGAAGAGCGTGACCCGGGACGATCTTGTCGCGACGCTGCGCAGCGTGCGGACCGACGCCGACCGGATCATGTTGTCGATCTCGCGGGAGAGCTTCGAGCAGGTCAGCGACACCGGCACCCGGGTCCTGTCCGATCGCGAGGTGGAGATCGTCGGCCTGGTGGCGCAGGCGTACAGCAACTCGCAGATCGCGCGCCGGCTGGAGATCACCGAGGGCACCGTCAAGCGGCACCTGCGCAACGTGTTCACCAAGCTGGGCGCGGTGTCCCGGATCGACGCGGTGAACAAGGCCATCGCGATGAACCTGGTCAGCCCGGAGAAGCCGCCGGCCCCGCGCCTGCGCGGGTGA
- a CDS encoding sensor histidine kinase, giving the protein MTESIRTGQNQVNETAIAVIWQSGAGVEGNPHPVDSMRAATELFESVLDAVIETAAGHPDATCIIRTATQALQRSVMTRIRWSSEAYIAFLLDRVQEAQLAERRRIARELHDRVGGSASVVNRNLELARAYAETDPDRCQGKMDVAYRASVHTLEAVRGVAADLRLESKFDNLEQALRGFLDAMGEGNATVDLAVSGDEAWVPPEVLAEVFLVVREALRNAFCHAWATTILSHVDIAPHEIRAWVSDDGVGFDPESDVHGGGTGLASMRERVELLGGKLALHSAPGHGTMIEAFIPLTGAVK; this is encoded by the coding sequence GTGACCGAGAGTATCCGAACTGGACAGAACCAGGTCAACGAGACGGCGATCGCCGTCATCTGGCAGAGCGGGGCCGGGGTCGAGGGCAACCCGCATCCGGTCGACTCGATGCGGGCCGCGACCGAGTTGTTCGAATCGGTGCTCGACGCGGTGATCGAGACCGCGGCCGGCCACCCGGACGCCACCTGCATCATCCGCACGGCCACCCAGGCCCTGCAGCGCAGCGTCATGACCCGGATCCGCTGGTCCTCCGAGGCGTACATCGCGTTCCTGCTCGACCGCGTCCAGGAGGCCCAGCTCGCCGAGCGGCGCCGGATCGCCCGCGAGCTGCACGATCGGGTCGGCGGATCGGCCAGCGTGGTCAACCGCAACCTCGAGCTGGCCCGGGCGTACGCGGAGACGGACCCCGACCGGTGCCAGGGCAAGATGGACGTCGCCTACCGGGCCAGCGTCCACACCCTGGAGGCGGTGCGGGGTGTGGCGGCCGACCTGCGGCTGGAGTCCAAGTTCGACAACCTCGAGCAGGCTCTGCGCGGCTTCCTCGACGCCATGGGCGAGGGCAACGCGACGGTCGACCTCGCGGTCAGCGGGGACGAGGCGTGGGTGCCGCCCGAGGTACTGGCCGAGGTCTTCCTGGTGGTGCGGGAGGCGCTGCGGAACGCCTTCTGCCACGCGTGGGCGACCACCATCCTGAGCCACGTGGACATCGCACCGCACGAGATACGGGCCTGGGTCAGCGACGACGGCGTGGGCTTCGACCCGGAGAGCGACGTGCACGGCGGCGGCACCGGACTGGCCTCCATGCGGGAACGCGTCGAGCTGCTCGGCGGCAAACTCGCGCTGCACAGCGCGCCGGGGCACGGCACCATGATCGAGGCATTCATTCCACTGACCGGGGCCGTGAAATGA
- a CDS encoding DUF3995 domain-containing protein encodes MTPSTAASTDGRRGGPATPAERAGVRPGAWAGYGACVWSLLFAALSFYWAAGGLVGAGTIGPAVEGPALAREPAFVAVLWATALLKVVAALLALALLRQLPRWAPRWLLLLAGWGAAGLLSLYALANLAQHLLIVAGVVEVPAGLGRAALPWHLLLWDPIWLAGGLLFTLTAIRYARLTSRTAQHKLMN; translated from the coding sequence TTGACCCCCAGTACCGCAGCGAGCACCGACGGCCGGCGTGGCGGCCCGGCCACGCCGGCGGAGCGGGCCGGTGTCCGGCCGGGTGCCTGGGCCGGATACGGCGCCTGCGTCTGGTCGCTGTTGTTCGCCGCGCTCAGCTTCTACTGGGCGGCCGGCGGTCTGGTCGGTGCGGGCACCATCGGCCCGGCGGTCGAGGGCCCGGCGCTGGCCCGGGAGCCGGCGTTCGTGGCCGTGCTGTGGGCCACCGCGCTGCTCAAAGTGGTCGCCGCGCTGCTCGCCCTCGCGCTGCTCCGTCAGCTTCCGCGCTGGGCGCCGCGCTGGCTGCTGCTGCTCGCCGGCTGGGGCGCCGCCGGTCTGCTCTCGCTCTACGCCCTGGCCAACCTGGCCCAGCACCTGCTGATCGTGGCCGGGGTGGTCGAGGTGCCCGCCGGGCTGGGCCGGGCCGCCCTGCCGTGGCACCTGCTGCTCTGGGACCCGATCTGGCTCGCCGGCGGGCTGTTGTTCACCCTCACGGCTATCCGTTACGCGCGGCTCACCTCACGAACGGCACAGCACAAATTGATGAACTAG
- a CDS encoding beta-ketoacyl-[acyl-carrier-protein] synthase family protein, producing the protein MNRRVVVTGLGPVSSIGIGIDAFTTALRAGRSGITPIASFDTTGFLTDRAGEVHEFEPHRMVTRLDPADWGRSSLFAAAAARLALADAQATDVPDRSDRFGVCMGTTSGESQVVERLTERWLAHGYPDTPQRLARQLPAGRVAEAVSRELGLTGTTLTVSTACSASNYALGYAFDAIATGEQDYMMVGGADSVCRWAHAGFYRLGALAAERCAPFDQDRAGVITAEGGVALFLESLDSARARGARVYCEVLGYGLTCDAKHPTAPDATSVARCMRLAHRDAGIKPDEVDFICAHGTATPANDSAEYEAVREVFGDRMPPMSSVKSMLGHTMGAASGFSALAGALAISAGFLAPTINHVTTDPAMPGLDVVPNEARPEQPRIVQVNGFAFGGNNAITILGRLA; encoded by the coding sequence ATGAACCGACGGGTTGTGGTAACCGGGCTCGGGCCGGTGTCGAGCATCGGCATCGGCATCGACGCCTTCACGACGGCACTGCGCGCCGGGCGCAGCGGGATCACGCCGATCGCCAGCTTCGACACCACTGGCTTCCTCACCGACCGGGCCGGCGAGGTGCACGAGTTCGAGCCGCACCGGATGGTCACCCGGTTGGACCCGGCGGACTGGGGCCGGAGCAGCCTCTTCGCCGCCGCGGCGGCCCGGCTGGCGCTCGCCGACGCGCAGGCCACCGACGTACCGGACCGGTCCGACCGGTTCGGCGTGTGCATGGGTACGACCAGCGGCGAGTCCCAGGTGGTGGAACGGCTCACCGAGCGCTGGCTGGCCCACGGGTACCCGGACACGCCACAGCGGCTGGCCCGCCAGCTGCCGGCGGGACGGGTGGCCGAGGCGGTGAGCCGCGAACTCGGGCTGACCGGCACCACGCTGACCGTCTCGACCGCCTGCTCGGCGAGCAACTACGCCCTCGGGTACGCCTTCGACGCCATCGCCACCGGCGAGCAGGACTACATGATGGTCGGCGGCGCCGACTCGGTGTGCCGCTGGGCCCACGCCGGCTTCTACCGGCTGGGCGCGCTCGCCGCCGAGCGGTGCGCGCCCTTCGACCAGGACCGCGCGGGGGTGATCACCGCCGAGGGGGGCGTCGCGCTGTTCCTGGAGAGCCTGGACTCGGCCCGGGCCCGCGGCGCCCGCGTCTACTGCGAGGTGCTCGGCTACGGGCTCACCTGCGACGCCAAGCACCCGACCGCCCCGGACGCGACGAGCGTCGCCCGCTGCATGCGGCTGGCCCACCGGGACGCCGGCATCAAGCCCGACGAGGTGGACTTCATCTGTGCCCACGGCACCGCCACCCCCGCCAACGACAGCGCCGAGTACGAGGCGGTGCGCGAGGTCTTCGGCGACCGGATGCCGCCGATGAGCTCGGTCAAGTCCATGCTCGGCCACACCATGGGCGCGGCGAGTGGGTTCAGTGCCCTGGCCGGTGCGCTGGCCATCTCCGCCGGCTTCCTCGCGCCGACCATCAACCACGTGACCACCGACCCGGCGATGCCCGGCCTGGACGTCGTGCCGAACGAGGCACGGCCCGAGCAGCCGCGCATCGTCCAGGTCAACGGGTTCGCCTTCGGCGGCAACAACGCCATCACGATCCTTGGACGGCTCGCATGA